A window of Pseudomonadota bacterium genomic DNA:
GCACGGCGATCTGTTTTAAGCGAAGCAGGATAATCGCCCATGAGACGATTTTCTCTCCTGGGGCTCTCACTCTTGGCACTCTTCGCCGTTCTGTTCTGGCTTCTCCCAAGCCAACATGAGCGCTTGCCTCTGAACGATGACCCTGCTCCGGTGACGGAACAGAACAATCCTTCAGATTGGGTCCAACGCCAGCCGAACGAGAAGCGATCGCTGCCGCTCGACGAGGCGCACATGCAACAGCAGGACAGTGAGAGCGCATCGGTAATCGTGCTTCAGGGTTGGGTAACGGACCTGGACACTCGCCCTATCGCGGGGGCGACTATTTTCCTGCGACCGAGCACAGCTCTGACCAGGGCCAACCCGGTGCAGCGCGATCGCATCCTTCGCGAGCGTGCCCTCGGTCGAATTTCGTTGCTACCCCCTAAGGTGGTCGCCCAGGCGATCACCAACGCCGATGGCCGCTATCTGATCCAGGTGCAAGCGCTGCCACCGGCCGTCTA
This region includes:
- a CDS encoding carboxypeptidase regulatory-like domain-containing protein, coding for MTEQNNPSDWVQRQPNEKRSLPLDEAHMQQQDSESASVIVLQGWVTDLDTRPIAGATIFLRPSTALTRANPVQRDRILRERALGRISLLPPKVVAQAITNADGRYLIQVQALPPAVYQVVARQEDFAPQRQSWTWVGESDELDFQLGPGTSISGRVLDLDGSPLAGAEIEVLTQGDEGRGNWSGEAELIDQTRSDAGGYFRL